The Rhodopirellula islandica genome segment CATGAAGGGCTCATCGAACGATCGCCAGCTGGGTCAACGAGCGAGCGTTCCCATGCACAACGGGCATGGCCGCGCCCTGACGATTCAACACCCGCCCATCGGGCAGGACACGAACATCGCCTCGTCGGCGATCATGGACACAAAAATTCCAACCCTCTGCGACTTCCACCCAACGACTTGCATCGCTGTGGCAATAAAAATTCAGTGCCGTCTGGTCGCCCCAATCGGTCGTTCCACGCAGTTCCCTGTTTCGCAATCGCATCGCTTCGGTGAAGTATCGGTTCAATGACTCAGCTGTTCCCGCACTGAAACCGCTGTTCAAGAATGGGTTGGATGCGAAGAGCTCAAACGCACGCCGACGCATCGACGCATCTTCGATCGTTCGCGTCCACCCACGAATCGCGTTGTTGTAGGGGAATCCGAGTGGTTCGCTGACCGCCAAAATCTTGCTGGGGTGTTGCTGCGTCTGCTGCCAAAGCGCATCGAGCCGACCTTGAAACAACACATCCCCCGCATCCCAGTAAGCCACTGAAGTTTCGCTTGGCAGCTGCGCGACGATGTCGCGAAAGTCGGCCAATCGCCTCACCGGTGGAAGCTGCCCGTTGTACGGTTGACGAATGAAACGGACGTTCGGCAACGCTTGCAGTTTCTGAATCTCGCTGGGATACAACCCGTACCCCACCACGATGACTTCCTGACGGTTTCCCGAAGCCCGCAACGTCCGCAAGAAGACGTCTTGGAATCGTCTGACATCACGACGATTGA includes the following:
- a CDS encoding glycosyl transferase, which produces MNFMPTIDLALLTRDDRPLQDSVRDAIESQVDVRLNVHRVIGQPGRTDASRMATIVRARNEAVRRGRSDHLMFLDDDVVLGKDCIARLHHALMARSNYGAFAADYLGESSSHRDSRHVAMGATLFRRSVLERNAFRWEPSKCECLCQCEDVRRSGARIGYLSGAKAWHLSPRHSATDCATRNVAAVDPPPISVNPEVVKNAKILVAFNRRDVRRFQDVFLRTLRASGNRQEVIVVGYGLYPSEIQKLQALPNVRFIRQPYNGQLPPVRRLADFRDIVAQLPSETSVAYWDAGDVLFQGRLDALWQQTQQHPSKILAVSEPLGFPYNNAIRGWTRTIEDASMRRRAFELFASNPFLNSGFSAGTAESLNRYFTEAMRLRNRELRGTTDWGDQTALNFYCHSDASRWVEVAEGWNFCVHDRRRGDVRVLPDGRVLNRQGAAMPVVHGNARSLTQLAIVR